Proteins encoded together in one Falco peregrinus isolate bFalPer1 chromosome 2, bFalPer1.pri, whole genome shotgun sequence window:
- the LOC101913133 gene encoding urotensin-2 receptor-like: MSLTEELESHFSATPYMVTDTSEGSLFRIRPNTSANATGDSTPAAGSMEDMIAICTIGTILSLMCVIGVTGNIYTLLVMCHYLRSSASMYIYIINLALADLLYLLTIPFIVGTYFIQKWYFGDIGCRILFSLDFLTMHASIFTLTVMSTERYFAVLKPLDTVKRSKSYRKAIAVIIWLVSLLLTLPMLIMIQLVQRDNKSICLPTWSKLSYKVYLTILFGTSIVGPGVVIGYLYIRLAKIYWVSQTASFKQTKRLPNQKVLYLIFTIVLVFWACFLPFWIWQLLSQYYESFPLSPKVMKNINYLTTCLTYSNSCINPFLYTLLTKNYREYLKNRQRSLSSSSVYFQRRNRFQRISGRSLSMSSQHCTETYVLAHAPLGNSSA, encoded by the coding sequence ATGTCCCTGACCGAGGAGCTGGAGAGCCACTTCTCTGCAACCCCCTACATGGTGACAGACACAAGTGAGGGCAGCCTGTTCAGAATTAGACCCAACACATCTGCCAATGCCACCGGGGACAGCACGCCAGCCGCCGGTTCCATGGAGGACATGATCGCCATCTGCACCATCGGGACAATCCTCTCCCTCATGTGCGTGATTGGGGTGACAGGCAACATCTACACCTTGCTAGTGATGTGCCATTACTTGCGATCATCTGCTTCCATGTATATTTACATCATCAACCTTGCGCTGGCAGACCTACTCTACCTTCTCACCATCCCCTTCATCGTTGGGACCTACTTCATTCAGAAATGGTACTTTGGGGACATTGGCTGTCGCATCCTGTTCAGTTTGGACTTCCTCACCATGCACGCCAGCATCTTCACCCTCACAGTCATGAGCACGGAGCGCTACTTTGCTGTGCTAAAACCCCTGGACACAGTGAAGAGGTCCAAGAGTTACCGAAAGGCCATTGCTGTCATTATCTGGCTGGTGTCACTGCTGCTCACTCTCCCAATGCTCATCATGATCCAGCTGGTGCAAAGGGACAACAAAAGCATCTGCCTGCCCACTTGGAGCAAGCTGTCCTACAAAGTCTATCTCACCATCCTTTTTGGTACCAGCATCGTGGGTCCAGGGGTGGTCATTGGCTACCTTTACATCCGATTAGCAAAGATCTACTGGGTGTCACAAACAGCATCCTTCAAGCAGACCAAGCGGCTGCCAAACCAAAAGGTGCTCTATTTAATCTTCACGATAGTGCTGGTGTTCTGGGCTTGCTTCTTGCCTTTCTGGATATGGCAGCTGCTCTCCCAGTATTATGAATCCTTCCCTTTATCTCCCAAGGTGATGAAGAACATTAATTATCTGACAACCTGCCTGACGTACAGCAACAGCTGCATCAACCCCTTCCTCTACACCTTGCTCACCAAAAACTACCGGGAGTACCTGAAGAACAGGCAGCggtccctcagcagcagcagtgtgtaCTTCCAGAGGAGGAATCGATTTCAGAGGATTTCAGGGAGATCCCTGTCCATGAGCAGTCAGCACTGCACAGAGACATACGTTCTTGCTCATGCTCCTTTAGGAAATAGCAGTGCCTGA